From a region of the Natator depressus isolate rNatDep1 chromosome 15, rNatDep2.hap1, whole genome shotgun sequence genome:
- the MLEC gene encoding malectin isoform X1, whose product MGAAGARWAPGAALVLAALLGASGAGLADNVIWAVNAGGEAHVDVNGIHFRKDPLEGRVGRASDYGMKLPILRSNTEDQILYQTERYNEETFGYEVPIKEEGDYVVVLKFAEVYFAQSQQKVFDVRLNGHVVVKDLDIFDRVGHSTAHDEIIPISIRKGKLSVQGEVSTFTGKLHIEFVKGYYDNPKICALYILQGTVDDVPKLQPHPGLEKKEDEEDEEEYDEGSSVKKQANKNRVQSGPRTPNPYASDNSSLMFPILVAFGVFIPTLFCLCRL is encoded by the exons ATGGGGGCGGCCGGGGCCCGCTGGGCGCCTGGGGCGGCTCTGGTGCTCGCGGCCCTGCTGGGGGCCTCGGGAGCCGGCCTGGCCGACAACGTGATCTGGGCAGTGAACGCGGGCGGCGAGGCCCATGTGGACGTGAACGGCATCCACTTCCGCAAAGACCCGCTCGAGGGCCGGGTGGGCCGAG CCTCTGACTATGGTATGAAGCTGCCAATCTTGCGGTCCAACACAGAGGATCAGATTCTGTACCAGACTGAGCGTTACAACGAGGAGACCTTTGGGTATGAAGTCCCCATCAAGGAGGAGGGTGACTACGTTGTGGTGTTGAAGTTTGCTGAAGTCTATTTTGCACAGTCCCAGCAGAAG GTGTTTGATGTGCGCTTGAATGGCCACGTGGTGGTGAAGGACTTGGACATTTTTGACCGAGTTGGACATAGCACAGCTCACGACGAGATCATTCCCATCAGCATCAGAAAGGGGAagctgagtgtccagggagaggTTTCCACATTCACAGGGAAGCTCCACATTGAGTTTGTCAAG GGATACTATGACAATCCGAAAATCTGTGCACTATACATCCTGCAAGGAACAGTGGATG ACGTTCCAAAGCTGCAGCCTCACCCTGGCCTGGAGAAAAaggaggatgaggaagatgaagaaGAATACGATGAAGGCTCCAGCGTTAAAAAACAGGCCAATAAGAACCGGGTTCAGTCAGGCCCCCGGACACCAAATCCCTACGCCTCGGACAACAGCAGCCTCATGTTCCCTATATTGGTGGCCTTTGGTGTCTTCATTCCTACCCTCTTCTGCCTTTGCCGGTTGTGA
- the MLEC gene encoding malectin isoform X2 — MGAAGARWAPGAALVLAALLGASGAGLADNVIWAVNAGGEAHVDVNGIHFRKDPLEGRVGRASDYGMKLPILRSNTEDQILYQTERYNEETFGYEVPIKEEGDYVVVLKFAEVYFAQSQQKTFQSCSLTLAWRKRRMRKMKKNTMKAPALKNRPIRTGFSQAPGHQIPTPRTTAASCSLYWWPLVSSFLPSSAFAGCEGKPHAEMQWQGPQARRKGVGPNAVAFSFSIFFII, encoded by the exons ATGGGGGCGGCCGGGGCCCGCTGGGCGCCTGGGGCGGCTCTGGTGCTCGCGGCCCTGCTGGGGGCCTCGGGAGCCGGCCTGGCCGACAACGTGATCTGGGCAGTGAACGCGGGCGGCGAGGCCCATGTGGACGTGAACGGCATCCACTTCCGCAAAGACCCGCTCGAGGGCCGGGTGGGCCGAG CCTCTGACTATGGTATGAAGCTGCCAATCTTGCGGTCCAACACAGAGGATCAGATTCTGTACCAGACTGAGCGTTACAACGAGGAGACCTTTGGGTATGAAGTCCCCATCAAGGAGGAGGGTGACTACGTTGTGGTGTTGAAGTTTGCTGAAGTCTATTTTGCACAGTCCCAGCAGAAG ACGTTCCAAAGCTGCAGCCTCACCCTGGCCTGGAGAAAAaggaggatgaggaagatgaagaaGAATACGATGAAGGCTCCAGCGTTAAAAAACAGGCCAATAAGAACCGGGTTCAGTCAGGCCCCCGGACACCAAATCCCTACGCCTCGGACAACAGCAGCCTCATGTTCCCTATATTGGTGGCCTTTGGTGTCTTCATTCCTACCCTCTTCTGCCTTTGCCGGTTGTGAGGGCAAGCCCCATGCAGAGATGCAGTGGCAGGGGCCGCAGGCCAGGAGGAAAGGAGTCGGACCAAATGCGGTTGCTTTCAGTTTCTCcatatttttcataatttaa